From the Leptospira sp. WS60.C2 genome, one window contains:
- a CDS encoding DUF1574 domain-containing protein: protein MDLIRNRYLFVPFLVVFLTFCLDKLLLLENVHTYFSKSLSDINYIQKNELYEDLKEYLARKDRDKVLVYFGNSRALLFDNDYIHKKYPGWVMFNFSVPGGKPDYVLQWMEQFAKDEVKPDFFLFDHSVEMFNSAATLKVDETLTNGLNVSFVLKHFSLFSADEISTLIAKRMFRAYQYRPKLEVILTRAKNKDILLYPYRNLRNNLMANLKKGKGSAMTPGTHEAVLPPELLKKSAFGDFHSYLVPFRFSENILSFTEQSLELAKQLNVPSAVIWVRLSLPYMDHIRHMKVSVGEGKEGTVYEDWYPRMIEYHKQNGIPFWNMNDDPSYTCNEFSDAGHMSPSCYDEYTDYIFNKLHQSFVMGAR from the coding sequence GTGGATTTAATTCGAAATCGTTATTTGTTCGTCCCATTCCTAGTTGTGTTTTTGACATTCTGTTTGGATAAATTACTTCTTTTAGAGAATGTTCATACCTACTTCTCAAAATCTTTATCTGATATCAATTATATTCAGAAGAATGAGTTGTACGAAGATTTAAAAGAATACTTAGCTCGTAAAGATCGAGATAAGGTTCTCGTTTACTTTGGAAATTCAAGAGCTTTGCTGTTTGATAATGATTACATTCACAAAAAATACCCAGGTTGGGTGATGTTTAATTTCTCTGTGCCTGGCGGAAAACCAGATTATGTTCTTCAATGGATGGAACAATTTGCGAAAGACGAAGTAAAGCCAGATTTCTTTTTATTTGATCATTCAGTGGAAATGTTTAATTCTGCTGCTACTTTAAAAGTAGATGAAACATTAACCAATGGACTCAATGTTTCATTTGTATTAAAACATTTTTCTCTATTTTCCGCTGATGAAATTTCAACACTTATCGCAAAGCGAATGTTTCGTGCCTATCAATACCGACCGAAATTAGAGGTCATTCTTACTAGAGCCAAGAATAAGGATATTTTACTATATCCTTATCGAAATTTACGAAATAATTTGATGGCAAATTTAAAGAAAGGAAAAGGTTCAGCAATGACTCCTGGAACTCACGAAGCCGTGTTACCTCCTGAGTTATTAAAAAAATCAGCCTTTGGTGACTTTCATTCCTATTTGGTACCATTTCGATTTTCTGAAAATATCTTAAGTTTCACCGAACAATCATTAGAACTTGCGAAACAGTTAAATGTTCCTTCTGCTGTGATTTGGGTCAGACTTTCTCTGCCATATATGGATCATATCCGTCATATGAAAGTATCAGTGGGAGAAGGAAAAGAAGGTACTGTTTATGAAGATTGGTATCCACGAATGATCGAATACCATAAACAAAACGGGATACCCTTTTGGAATATGAATGATGATCCATCATATACCTGCAATGAGTTTAGTGATGCAGGCCATATGTCACCGTCATGTTATGACGAGTATACGGATTATATTTTTAATAAACTACATCAGTCCTTTGTGATGGGAGCGCGATAA
- a CDS encoding NYN domain-containing protein, whose protein sequence is MYKFPDLAFCLGEYRLQDARIGLLVHLKRHFPDLGHRKVLVFFDGKKELLSECYSEEWEGFSIHYSHEKKADELIIGYLNFCEVPSQCLVITSDKEILSFARRLRAKRKSSEEFYAEWIKRETEVDETEFNHLKEGLTPSSESDYWERQFLP, encoded by the coding sequence ATGTATAAATTTCCTGACCTGGCATTTTGTTTGGGCGAATATCGCCTCCAAGATGCGAGAATTGGATTACTTGTTCATTTAAAACGCCATTTTCCGGATCTGGGACATCGCAAAGTCCTCGTTTTTTTTGACGGAAAGAAAGAGTTACTTTCTGAGTGTTATTCGGAGGAGTGGGAAGGATTCTCCATTCATTACAGCCATGAAAAAAAAGCAGATGAACTGATCATTGGATATTTAAACTTTTGTGAAGTACCTTCTCAATGTTTGGTGATAACGTCCGACAAGGAAATACTCAGTTTTGCAAGAAGGCTTCGTGCAAAACGAAAGTCTTCAGAAGAATTTTATGCCGAATGGATTAAACGAGAAACAGAAGTGGATGAAACAGAGTTTAATCACCTGAAAGAAGGATTGACACCAAGTTCTGAAAGCGATTACTGGGAGAGACAATTCCTTCCTTGA
- a CDS encoding MBOAT family protein: MLFNSIPFLIFFSVVYLFYWAIPKQFRKGFLLFAGISFYAYFSLALTAHFLIVITINYILYRKIQSTPTRFWVGLTVSLNLINLGFFKYVYFFSKVLADLTSYPFFQQVPNLIHIALPLAISFYTFQVIAAAVDTYRNPSLPPVKVEDYFLFVAFFPVLIAGPIMRMSDFFPNLDKLTPSKEKMYRASYLMMSGLVKKVLVADPMSLTISPVFNAPAEYDSFSLFIAGICYAIQVFSDFSGLTDMARSVALYLGFETPENFKAPFFSLSGRELWKRWHITLSFWLRDYIYFPLGGSKKGELRTYLNLIIIMTLGGFWHGADYTFICWGFYWGVILAGERLLEDRLGLKLTPQKNKFLIVLKACIVFVIFSISGLMFRSNNATNMIDHFYGIFTHFSNSLERMLHGSTNEWLISATSLLGEGSSFRYLHIENLERIFYTSFAVLFFHHIQYVPEFWERLRKHDVWLVPVLGVITIFLLATLSQDGGEFIYYRF; the protein is encoded by the coding sequence ATGTTGTTCAATTCAATACCATTTTTAATCTTCTTTTCGGTCGTTTACCTATTTTATTGGGCCATTCCCAAACAATTTCGTAAGGGCTTTTTGCTTTTCGCTGGAATCAGTTTTTATGCCTATTTTTCTTTGGCACTTACTGCCCACTTTCTCATAGTCATCACCATCAATTACATTCTATATCGAAAAATCCAATCAACACCGACTAGGTTTTGGGTGGGACTCACTGTTTCCCTTAATTTGATTAACCTTGGATTTTTTAAGTATGTGTATTTTTTTAGTAAGGTTCTTGCAGACCTTACAAGTTATCCTTTTTTCCAACAAGTTCCAAACTTAATTCATATCGCTCTACCGCTTGCGATTAGTTTTTACACCTTCCAAGTAATTGCCGCGGCAGTTGACACGTATCGGAATCCAAGTCTCCCTCCTGTGAAGGTGGAGGACTACTTTTTGTTTGTCGCGTTTTTTCCTGTGTTGATTGCAGGACCAATCATGCGAATGTCTGATTTTTTTCCTAATTTGGACAAACTAACGCCAAGCAAAGAAAAGATGTATCGTGCATCGTATTTGATGATGTCTGGACTCGTAAAGAAAGTGTTAGTCGCTGATCCAATGTCTCTAACGATTTCACCTGTGTTTAATGCACCAGCAGAATACGATTCCTTTTCTTTGTTCATAGCTGGTATTTGTTATGCCATCCAAGTGTTCAGTGATTTTTCAGGACTCACTGATATGGCAAGATCAGTCGCATTGTATTTGGGATTTGAAACACCGGAAAATTTTAAGGCACCGTTTTTCTCACTATCTGGAAGAGAGTTGTGGAAGAGATGGCATATCACTCTTTCTTTTTGGTTACGTGATTATATTTATTTTCCTTTGGGTGGATCGAAAAAAGGGGAACTTAGAACTTATCTCAATTTAATCATTATCATGACGTTAGGTGGTTTTTGGCATGGTGCCGATTATACCTTCATTTGTTGGGGATTTTATTGGGGAGTGATCTTGGCTGGTGAACGTCTGTTGGAAGATCGTTTGGGCTTAAAATTAACACCACAGAAAAACAAATTCCTAATTGTTTTAAAGGCATGCATTGTTTTTGTTATCTTTTCCATATCGGGACTCATGTTTCGATCTAATAATGCGACAAATATGATAGATCACTTCTATGGAATTTTTACACATTTTTCTAATAGTTTGGAGAGAATGTTACATGGAAGTACAAATGAATGGCTTATTTCGGCAACGTCTCTCTTGGGGGAAGGTTCTTCTTTTCGTTACTTACACATTGAAAATTTAGAACGAATTTTTTATACTTCATTTGCTGTTTTATTTTTTCATCACATCCAGTATGTTCCTGAATTCTGGGAAAGGTTACGCAAACATGATGTTTGGCTCGTCCCCGTTCTTGGAGTTATCACTATCTTTTTACTCGCTACTCTTTCTCAAGATGGTGGTGAGTTTATCTACTATCGTTTTTAG
- a CDS encoding SDR family NAD(P)-dependent oxidoreductase, which produces MGKKIIVVGASSGIGKAIAEQELNAGSSVVLLARREKALESIAKKANSSKEKRAFPLVFDVTQVSSAEKTFQKAVSLLGGVDEVYFASGVMPDIKKEEYNTKKDLEMLNVNLLGAVAFLNPVATYFTKQKSGKIIGISSIAGERGRKGNPVYNTSKAGLNTYLEALRNRLSEVNVQVTTIKPGFVKTEMTEGLSLPEKGLLKAISADEAAEKIRSIVASGKDEAFVPGIWALVALIIRNIPNFIFKKLSI; this is translated from the coding sequence ATGGGGAAAAAAATAATCGTCGTCGGTGCCTCGAGTGGGATCGGAAAAGCTATTGCTGAACAAGAATTGAACGCTGGATCCTCAGTGGTCCTTTTAGCGCGAAGGGAAAAAGCCCTGGAATCTATTGCCAAAAAAGCCAACTCTTCCAAAGAGAAAAGAGCCTTCCCTTTAGTCTTCGATGTGACTCAAGTTTCCTCAGCGGAAAAAACGTTTCAGAAAGCAGTCTCACTCCTCGGTGGAGTGGACGAAGTGTATTTTGCTTCCGGTGTGATGCCAGACATAAAAAAGGAAGAATACAATACAAAAAAAGATTTAGAAATGTTAAACGTAAATCTTTTAGGTGCTGTTGCGTTTCTCAATCCCGTTGCAACATATTTTACCAAACAAAAATCAGGTAAAATCATCGGAATCTCCTCGATTGCAGGGGAAAGAGGAAGAAAAGGAAATCCTGTTTATAACACTTCCAAAGCGGGACTGAATACCTATCTAGAAGCTCTCCGAAACCGACTTTCTGAAGTAAATGTGCAAGTAACAACGATTAAACCAGGTTTTGTCAAAACAGAAATGACCGAAGGATTATCATTACCTGAAAAAGGTTTGTTAAAAGCAATCTCTGCAGACGAAGCAGCTGAAAAAATTCGCTCTATTGTTGCAAGTGGAAAAGACGAAGCCTTTGTTCCAGGAATTTGGGCACTGGTAGCTCTTATCATACGAAACATTCCCAACTTTATTTTTAAAAAGCTGAGTATCTAA